The DNA window tatcatatacagtatcaAACCTTTTTTTCTATGTATCTGTTTTGTCTGGTATGTTATGAGGCAGTGTTCAGAATTTAATGATAGGCAATTAACATTTGCAATCTGGCCTACGTTTTTTAATGTTACTATACTGATGACCATATTgataaaattatgtattattaaataaattactttttttttcaacacagaTGCCAAAACTCCAAAGGAATGCTGTTTTAATTACTATGAAAGACGAATCCCCCCCAATAAAGTTGATTCCTACACAGAGACAAGAAGCGATTGTCCCAAAGCTGGAGTCATGTAAGTTTTGCCACTGCCAATGTACATTTTAATTCTAGTGAGAAAGAAGTATGCATACAAtgatttgtacttttttcaaattaaaattaatttaaaattaataatgtgGTATTTGTTATTACAATGTATACTTAATGGAAATTATATTATGTATGTTTGTATAATTGCCATGTGGAGTAACTAAGTTTTTTGTTGTAACAGTTTTACCACAAAGAAGCCTCTGCGTATCTGTGTGAATCCTCAATTAAGTTGGGTGAAGAAAATCATGCAACAAATTGATGAACTTGATTTCTAGTAATGCAGCTGGGACAACAGCCCAGTGGAGTGATTTCTCTTTTGTGCTTTACTGATCATTTAGCTTAGTACTAATTCTTTGCTTATCTCTCCCCTTATTACAAAATTATGTAACTGTCATCATTGTAATTTGATATGTCATGACAAATAAATGCAAGATGTTCCCTGTTTGAGTTTGATATGTCATAATGTTTAGCTTTAAACACCAAAATAACTGTATTACCTTACTAATTGTGTTGTGTATGTTTCCTGCAAAATAATACACGTAAACATACTTCAGTGGTTCAGTTTGTCAGTATTGTAAATCCCTCTGATCTTACTGGCATTATATTAGGAAGGCTGTAAAATTTTCCAATttgtaacattttcttttgatgATGGAGTATTAAAGAACCTCCcttaaaaaatgttattttgttaaaCTCTGTATAAAACTACATGCACTTAATTCTATTAAAGCATAACAGAACTAACAACACAACAATGTCAAAATTTCATATGCAAGTTCATTCTGAAAACTATTCAatacaagtcatttttatttgtacagcgcctttcacaacacacatctcttaaaagcagttttacagaaaatcatgctttaacagaaaatgaaactgtattatctataaagtcttagagtcatcattgtgtagtttgataatatacgattgtgaattgtgtttaaaaataagtaattaaataataattgtatttataaccccagtgagcatgccgaagtgactgtggcaaggaacacaaaactccataagatgttggttaatggagaaaaataaccttgggagaaaccaggctcactgtgggggctagttcccctctggctaaccagcatgaatataatgccaatattacttatgtgcagtgcaagtcatggtttaaaattattaaactaagtaagtgttaaggatcagtgtttaaaacaaagattttgtatgaactgtaagattaatgactaatgtctctgAAGTCTATCCtggattaattgcagaagttcacatagatgcaattgtccttgttagttggctgatgaagcattttgttggcaattaattgatagactatgtattccatttcaagagtgtagtccatcattagaccgaggtgatgcaggcagagatcagttaggtgcatcgcagttcaaccggccggtaatttcggtgagtctaaatagatgagtctttagtctagacttaaactgagtgagtgtatcTGCATCTCGAAcggtgttagggagactattccatagtttaggagccaaatatgaaaaggatctacctccttttgtggattttgatattctaggaactattaacaagccagaattttgtgatcgtaatgaatgtgatggaatatagcatgtcagaaggtcacttaagtactgcggagctagaccattcaaagctttgtacgtagttaacagaattttaaaattaatatgaaatttaacaggtagccaatgttgcgatgataaaatggggctaatatgatcatatttcttggttgtagtcagcactctggctgctgcattttgaaccaattgaagtttatttattgatcttgctggacatcctcccagtaatgcattacaataaactAGTCTTgtggtcatgaacgcattaattagtttttcagcttcagcaacagagagcatgtgtcgtaacttagcaatatttctgaggtggaagaatgctgttctacaaacattggtaatttgattttcaaaggacagataacacttaagttcttcgctgttgaagacgatgtaacagtacattcatcaagagtgaaattatattttagcggcttatttttagaggtttttggtccaataattagtacctctgttttgtcggaattgagtagaaggaaatttctgaccATCCGATCTttaatttcattgatacactctgctaatttggagaactgtgaaatttcatcaggttttgaagaaatataaagttgggtatcgtcggcataacagtggaaacttattccatgattcctgataatatctcccaggggaagcatgtacaaggagaaaagcagaggccctaaaactgatccctgtggcactccatactttacttttgtttggtttgacaattcctcatttacatagacaaagtggtagcggtctgataaataggacctaaaccatcctaacgcaactccacaaatgccaacataattctccagcctattcaagagaatgtcgtgatctatggtgtcgaatgcagcactaagatctaaaagcactagaagtgaaatgcagccgcgatcagatgataagagcaagtcatttctgactgaaattattcatatataccatttatctttagaaatgaacatagttgggaggacactaccttttctagtattttcgacataaacgggagatttgaaattggtctataattagccaattctccaggatcaagctgtggcttcttaataagtggtttgataactgctattttaaagtttcttgggacatgtcctaaggatagcgaggagttaataatattaagaagaggttctgagattacagggaatacctcttttaagagcttagttggtattggatctaacatacatgttgtggcttttgattttttgataaggtttgttagctcttcatgacttgtgacagcgaaggattgaagatgctcgtgaggaaaattgattgcataattccaattttatttctgattatttcaattttatcagtaaagaaattcatgaagtcattactcttgtgctgcgacagaatatatggttcagtcaatgctttattcttaaccaatttagccacagtactgaataaacacctaggactgttgtggatattttctatgagtttgctaaaatatggtgacctggcagcttttagtgcctgtctgtagctacagacactgtccttccatgcaccgcgaaatacctctaattttttatttttccacttgcgctccattttccgagctgctctcttgagagcatgagtgtggtcattgtaccatggtgcagggcttttttctttaattttctttaatcgaagggggggcgacactatcaagaatgCTAGAGAAGCAAGACAGCAATGACACTTGAGGTCCAGATGAGAGTGTTTTTgacagttaaaggtgctgtaagcaattttagctgttctggaacttccacgagactgagccttTAAATTAGACATGTCCCCTCTTTCTAAAACGATAGCCTTGCAAAGATAGTGTTGAGACTGAGTTCGTATTCTCACGGTTGTCAAACACACCAGTAGCAAAATACCACCCTCAGCTAAtaactgttatgaatctgaatatgacacTAAACATGAATGTTCCGCTTCAACTACAACACTATAAAAAcgcgcaaaatgactgacagacagaaagcacatcaaagtcaAAGTCCCATGGTcacattttgtttgctgtttacacagacTGGTGCTGTGACAGAGACTGGTGcaatatctcaggacacttatttcagtgacagTTAATTAACATACAGGgaaaggaacattttctgcatacctttccataaaaaaatcgcTTAAAGCACCTTTAGCCTAAGTGTATTGCTACAGACATCAAATGTATGCCCACTATCTTGTTTGCAATGCACAGCACTTCTAATGTTAAGGCCTCCTTATGATGAATTCAGCATTCGTAAGTCATTAGCATAGTGGGGCCTTaacaagataataataataaataaagagtgCCCTAGTTCACTATCTCTGCTAGTATGAGATTTAAAAGCTTTGTCAAATAAACCTATTGTAAACTGTTGAAGACTGATTAACatagaacataattttttttaaatgaatgagtaGTTTAGGTAATGCAACTCTAATAAAGCATTGACAATGTATAtggacatttttgttgttgttgtcaattATTGATAAGTGATTTTAATTATTCTCTACATAGCAGCCTATGTAAATAAACAAAACGAATAGGTAGGGATGGGTTCAGATCATGAGTCATCCATGTGATCATGGATAAAAGCTGATTCAACAGCATCATAAAGTCCTTTAAGAGATCAAAGCAGCAACCTTGCGAAGAATCCAGACCACTAACCATCAGAGGTACCACAATATATCACTCTTattgaaatgtgaaaatgtgttGTGTTATACACAAGCAAACTGAAAAGAGAATTAATTTCCTGTCACCTGGCAAACCATGTCTTTGGGAAGTGAAATCCTGACTGTTTATACATAATGGTGTGCTATAGCACAGCAAGGACTTTAAGTAAAATAGTATAAAGGCTGCCAGGACACAATTCATGGTCTTCTCTACTAACATGAGTGTTAAACTTACAAAAATTCTTAAAAGAGGTGCTTAGTCTTTAACTGAATTTAATGTTGTGCAAAACGTGTTAGTGATGTTGGCTTTTAATAGCATTAGTTTATCACCTACATAAATGTGTTGCTGATTAAAACCACCTCAGACAATGAGCGGAAAACTAGAATTTGTGGTTGGATGCCTATGCCCTTAACCTCATTACCACCACCAGAGTGCATTTCCTGTGAGAGGCCAAATGCTGTTAGTTGTTTTGACAGTAGATAGTGTCTGATAAGCAAAACCCAGAACATTACCTATTACGTGACATGGAAAACATCTTTCTTTAGTAGTAATATCAGTCGCTACtaaattttactttaaattcttgAACTTGGAGCAGTGAACAGCAGCAGGAAAATATTGCTGAAGCATGTTTCCCCTTTGATATAGACGTGCTAAATCTATGGATAAACCAAGACTTGTATTAATTGTATGTTGAGCACTAACCACTATAAGCACTTATTTAACTCAAATAGTCGTAAAAGTCTTAGGTGCAAGAACTTAgagacagtttacccaaaaatgaaaattctctcatcatttcctcaccctcatgccatggcAATGATTTATGACttcatttcttctgcagaacataaactaagatttttagaagaatatttcagctctgtaggtccataatgcaagtggattgtggccaaaactttgaagatccaaaaagcacataaaggaaacataaaagtaatccatacgactccagtggtttaatctatgtattcagaagtgacataagtgtgggtaagaaacagatcatcttggttactgatgtaacctctgttccctgatggagggaacgagacattgtgtcgatgtagtgacactagggtttcgctcttgagagccccaatcatctttgctttattcagaaaaggccaatgaaaattggcaagtggaatttgcatgccactctccgcccggacataagggtataaaaggagatggcgtgcaccccTCAATCAATTTTGTGCaaaggagccgagagagagtcccggccatgtcagcggtcagttCTGCGCCACGGCAGTGACACTTGGGGTTCCTGTACGAAATGCCGCAGGTgttgaaccgtgtcacgaggtatggaggAGCGGATTtgtcgaggggaaacacagggttcacctgaggggaaactgagcagtggaaacgcatcacacgggattaccgaggggggaatcaccatgtatggagcactgagcccaagtatgtgggctcacctgaaaaggggcataccacgagtactgggcctggcgctgttactcctccgccgagttcatcaCCGAATAGTGCACCGAAAAGAAATTTAAGAGccatccagtgttcaccagttgcagggaactgttgtggacaagatagcgcacattatcaccttgaaaggGAAAGGCGcaaatgcaagcaatacacccgatGGTCTGCCCGGCCTAtctgttgttaccccgtaacactcagGTTGAAACAGtttctatgcgcaggttgtagaacctcgcaaaggtattgggtgtagcccaacccgctgctctgcatatgtctttAAGAGAGgtgcccctcgccagtgcccaggaggacgcaacacctctagtggagtgtgcccggactcccaaagggcacggcaggtggtaagccagagaaatggcatccataatacaatgggccaacctctgtttggagacagctttccccttctgctgctctccagaacaaacaaagagctgctccgagcatctaaagctctgcgtgcggtccagatagatgcacagggcgcgaactggacacagcaatgacctccgaaagggagtggtgggaactttgggcatgtaaccgggccagggtctcaagatcacgtgagagtgtgccaacccgaactccaggcattcgctggtgacagagagctcCTGCAGATCCCCAGCCCTCTTGAcagaagtgagtgccaccaggagggccatcttcagttacaaagtgctgagctcggtctgctccaggggctcaaagggggctctctgtagggcaggtaggaccacagagagatcccaagagggaaccaGGTGCGgactagggggattcaatctcctcgcaaccttgaggaacctggtgatcaggtcgtgctgccatgagggtctcccatccagtgtaccATGATACACTgttatagcagccacgtacaccttcagggtggagggagacagctgtctctccagcccctc is part of the Myxocyprinus asiaticus isolate MX2 ecotype Aquarium Trade chromosome 2, UBuf_Myxa_2, whole genome shotgun sequence genome and encodes:
- the LOC127452463 gene encoding C-C motif chemokine 4 homolog; translated protein: MFVGHYTFDISIIPRSRICSYSMCHSYIFLLIGLLVVTCLQSGVMGNNAKTPKECCFNYYERRIPPNKVDSYTETRSDCPKAGVIFTTKKPLRICVNPQLSWVKKIMQQIDELDF